A genomic window from Euryarchaeota archaeon includes:
- a CDS encoding ATP-dependent DNA ligase, giving the protein MLYSRLVEYYERLAATTKRLEMTAILAELFKESRAEEIEHAVNLTMGRLYPDFLGIELGVSERLITKAISTITGVAEDHLDQLTIEKGDIGNAAEAALKGKRQASLVKASALSVADVFSAFDAMARSSGQGSQDARIQRLNGLLRDASPIEARYIVRTVNGKLRLGVAEMSVLDALALAFATKEDRPAFEEAFNKCSDIGAVAREAAGGGLHAVRRLTLRLGVPVRPMLAERLPTSAEILGRMGGRCALELKYDGLRLQAHIAKGKVRFFSRRLEDVSGQFPDVEKMLVAAFKGRDAVIEGECVGVDPVTGELRPFQDVSRRRGRKHDLEKAVAEHPVTLFAFDILYADGVDVTTRPLLERRRLLEESLTENAGVKLSEYRIVSSSEELEAFFMKAVETGAEGIMAKSTSEDSLYRAGGRGFQWVKLKRDYQGELSDTLDLVVIGAFGGQGRRAGRYGALLAAARNDETGRFESVCKIGTGFTDEMLEGLTARLKPSVVDRKSARVDCEMVPDYWFEPRLVLEVVGAELTLSPIHRAAWGSVRDGAGLAVRFPRFTGRIRDDKGPEDATATSELVTLYEAQKRRLGSDAKEA; this is encoded by the coding sequence ATGCTCTACTCGCGCCTTGTCGAGTACTACGAACGCCTCGCGGCGACCACGAAGCGGCTCGAGATGACGGCGATCCTCGCCGAACTCTTCAAGGAGAGCCGCGCGGAGGAGATCGAACACGCCGTGAACCTCACCATGGGGCGCCTCTACCCTGATTTCCTCGGGATAGAGCTCGGCGTCTCCGAGCGCCTCATCACCAAAGCGATCTCGACCATCACCGGAGTCGCGGAGGATCACCTCGACCAACTGACGATCGAGAAAGGCGACATAGGAAACGCCGCGGAGGCCGCGCTCAAGGGGAAGCGTCAGGCATCGCTCGTCAAGGCTTCCGCGCTCTCGGTCGCGGACGTCTTCTCGGCGTTCGACGCGATGGCACGGTCCAGCGGGCAAGGCTCGCAGGACGCGAGGATCCAACGGCTCAACGGGCTCCTTCGTGACGCCTCGCCCATCGAGGCCCGCTACATCGTTCGCACGGTGAACGGGAAACTGCGCCTTGGGGTGGCGGAGATGTCTGTGCTCGACGCCCTCGCCCTTGCCTTCGCAACGAAAGAGGACCGGCCCGCGTTCGAGGAGGCGTTCAACAAGTGCTCCGACATCGGGGCCGTGGCGCGTGAAGCGGCGGGTGGCGGCCTCCATGCCGTGCGCCGGCTCACGCTGCGCCTCGGTGTTCCCGTGAGGCCGATGCTCGCCGAACGGCTCCCGACCTCGGCGGAGATATTGGGCAGGATGGGCGGTCGGTGCGCCCTCGAACTCAAGTACGACGGCCTCCGGTTGCAAGCCCACATCGCCAAGGGAAAAGTCCGCTTCTTCTCGCGACGCCTCGAGGACGTTTCCGGGCAGTTTCCGGACGTCGAGAAGATGCTCGTCGCCGCTTTCAAAGGGCGCGACGCGGTGATCGAGGGTGAATGCGTGGGCGTCGACCCCGTGACGGGGGAGCTACGGCCCTTCCAGGACGTGTCGCGACGCAGGGGCCGCAAACACGATCTGGAAAAAGCGGTCGCGGAGCACCCGGTGACGCTTTTCGCCTTCGACATCCTCTACGCCGACGGCGTCGACGTGACGACAAGGCCGCTTCTTGAAAGACGTCGTCTTCTCGAAGAGAGCCTGACCGAGAACGCGGGCGTGAAGTTGAGCGAGTACCGAATCGTTTCGAGCTCCGAGGAACTCGAGGCTTTTTTCATGAAGGCGGTGGAGACGGGGGCGGAGGGGATAATGGCGAAGTCAACGTCCGAAGACTCGCTTTACCGCGCGGGCGGGCGCGGCTTCCAATGGGTCAAGTTGAAGCGTGATTACCAGGGCGAACTGTCGGACACACTCGACCTGGTGGTGATCGGAGCTTTCGGCGGGCAGGGTCGGCGCGCGGGCCGGTACGGGGCGCTTCTTGCGGCTGCGAGGAACGACGAGACGGGCCGCTTCGAGAGCGTATGCAAGATCGGCACGGGGTTCACTGACGAGATGCTTGAGGGCCTCACGGCGCGGCTCAAGCCGTCCGTGGTCGATCGAAAGAGCGCGCGGGTCGATTGCGAGATGGTCCCCGATTACTGGTTCGAACCGCGACTTGTCCTCGAAGTCGTCGGCGCCGAGCTGACGCTGTCACCAATCCACCGGGCGGCGTGGGGGAGCGTACGGGACGGCGCCGGCCTTGCAGTGCGTTTTCCGCGCTTCACGGGGCGGATACGCGATGACAAGGGCCCGGAGGACGCCACTGCCACGAGTGAATTGGTGACGCTTTACGAGGCCCAGAAGCGAAGGCTCGGGAGCGATGCCAAGGAGGCGTGA
- a CDS encoding DUF58 domain-containing protein: MITEKGAYVTAGSGLAVLFGLALGAAPLFALGLLGLMLVAVTSFYVETLDLAVTRKIPRTTIAEDEILDIELTVANRRAHGQLFFELQDQLPSTAELVEGTNFTLLDLAGGESARLDYAVKFPVKGRNALGPVRVRLEDPFGIHYKDTTFDAIDALTVHPKQEDIKTAMTKSKYPLIISGDYQVGQPGLGSDFFALRDYIVGDSIRDIDWKASARTKGLVVKQRERESYALVTMILDTRAVSKVGTMRHNSLVYGARAAASIASYLFDRRDKLRFVTYGEAITEIQPTSPDRQMPEILDALTAAEGAGQQSLNDVVDKLLPTLRPKTPVVLIGNLLADPTIDEAIRKLLAYKAKLIVFSPNPVSFDAETYGSGAVPAETRIMELERETTMAAIRGYGVPVLDWKTGEPLSIVVTREVAAR; the protein is encoded by the coding sequence ATGATAACCGAGAAGGGCGCCTACGTGACGGCCGGCTCAGGGCTCGCCGTTCTTTTCGGACTCGCCCTCGGCGCCGCTCCGCTCTTCGCGTTGGGGCTTCTCGGGCTCATGCTGGTCGCGGTCACGTCGTTTTACGTCGAGACCCTGGACCTCGCTGTCACGCGCAAGATCCCGCGTACGACGATAGCCGAGGACGAGATCCTCGACATCGAGCTCACCGTCGCCAACCGCCGCGCCCACGGCCAACTCTTCTTCGAGCTCCAAGACCAACTCCCCTCCACGGCGGAGCTCGTCGAGGGCACGAATTTCACGCTCCTTGATCTTGCCGGGGGCGAATCGGCGCGCCTCGATTACGCCGTGAAGTTCCCCGTGAAGGGCCGTAACGCCCTTGGCCCCGTCCGCGTGAGGCTCGAGGACCCCTTCGGCATCCACTACAAGGACACGACGTTCGACGCCATCGACGCCTTGACCGTCCACCCGAAGCAGGAAGACATCAAGACCGCGATGACGAAATCGAAATACCCGTTGATCATCAGCGGCGACTACCAGGTCGGTCAACCGGGCCTCGGGTCGGATTTCTTCGCGCTCCGCGATTACATCGTCGGGGACTCGATCCGCGACATCGATTGGAAGGCCTCGGCGAGGACCAAGGGGCTCGTCGTGAAGCAGCGGGAGCGTGAATCCTACGCGCTTGTCACCATGATACTCGACACGCGGGCGGTCTCCAAGGTCGGGACCATGCGCCACAATTCGCTCGTCTACGGGGCGCGCGCGGCCGCGTCGATCGCCTCCTACCTCTTCGACCGGCGCGACAAGCTCCGTTTCGTGACTTATGGCGAGGCGATCACTGAGATACAGCCGACGTCGCCCGACCGCCAGATGCCGGAGATCCTCGACGCCTTGACGGCCGCGGAGGGCGCAGGGCAGCAGAGCCTCAACGACGTCGTCGACAAACTACTCCCGACGTTACGCCCGAAGACGCCCGTTGTCCTCATCGGGAACCTCCTGGCCGATCCCACGATCGATGAGGCAATCCGCAAACTGCTCGCGTACAAGGCCAAACTCATCGTCTTCAGCCCGAACCCCGTCTCCTTCGACGCGGAAACCTACGGAAGCGGCGCCGTGCCCGCCGAGACGCGCATCATGGAATTGGAGCGGGAGACGACGATGGCCGCGATCCGCGGCTATGGCGTCCCCGTCCTCGATTGGAAGACAGGAGAACCATTGTCCATCGTGGTCACGCGTGAGGTGGCGGCGAGATGA